The genome window TCTCAGATATTTTCGCTATAAGAATATTTGAAATTTCTTGTGATCTAAAGCATCATTATAAATGTTGTTTTCCAAATCGTTTATAAGTTTTTGTTTTCGTTTGTTAAGAATTACACTTTTAATATTTGCAAGTTCATAATCTAATGGGGAAGTTTGCCCTTTAAACATTACCTCACGAACGCTTATTAGGTATAAAAAATTACCATCCTCCAACTCTATACTACGATTATTCCTAAGATAAGTATCTTGATTTTCAAGCGGGTAAGGAAATTGTCGTTGGAGAACATTAAAGGGCAACCATTTATCGCCAAAGTAATCATACTTTTCAGCTACTTGATATGCAAGATTATCAAGCATTTTAATATCTTCTTCCCGATTAGATTTATAAAGTTCTTTTATCTTATTCGAATAGGGTGTGTCTTTTCTTAACTTGATAAAAAGAGCCTTAACAATTGTTTCATCTACTAAAAAGTTTGATATATTATTGTAATAAAATGATTTAACCTCTTCGGATGAAACAGCTGTATCAAGTTTTTGCAGTACAAACTCCTGTTCATATTTAAAGATCAAAAGTGATGAGCGATAATCCTCAAGCTGTTTTGTAACATTTTTTTGCTCTTCTTTCAGGTTCTCTTCTGACAATTTTAGCATAATATTATGTCTAATCCACTGATCAACATATGCGTTCAAAATTTTAATACTATCCCCTTTTGTTAGCCCCTTAGGGACAACATCTGTTACATCCGATTTATATAAATATTTATCGTATACAACTGCCAAAGGTTTCTGCTCTTTGCCGTTCCGATTAAAACATGAAACCATCAGTATAATAATTGCAAATAGAAATATCTTGAAAAAATTCTCCGCTTTTAGACTCATCTCTTTTAGTTTTAAAAGGCTACTATTTCTCTAAATTTTTGACAAGTTGATTAATTGCTTCTTGATTAATTTCAACAGCATACTTTTGGTGCAAGACTTTTAACCATTCCTCCTCAAGTAATTGTTGGTAGTCAGATATAGTTTGTCCCTTACAATCAATTAAGGATTTGATATCTCCGGTTGTTACATTTAGTATTTCATTAAAAATAAATTCACCACCCTTGCTAGCAATGGTTGATATACCACCCTTCCATGATTCGTAACCCAGAATTTCCTTATCATCCGGGTTTACTATCAAATAATTAATATTTACTTTGGTTTGCCCTTTATTAAATTTACTAACCACATCGACTGGTTTCATTCCTTTGTCTTTTCGGTTAGCTGCTAATTTGCTAACTTTTGCAAGAATTTTTTCATCCGCACAGGAATATGTAGCATAGTGAACTCTCTCACCCCATTTATAATTATCCTTATTCTTTTGATAAAAATTCTCAAGACCCAAACTATCATTTGATGCTTTTGACCACACCTTTATATCGCTGATATTAAAGAGCAAAATACCATCATGATATTCTTGCATCAAATATTTGAATTCAGGGAATTTTTGTTCTAAAACAGATTGCTGATAATTGTAAATAGTTTGATTCACCCAATCATTGTAAGCTTTTCTTACAATGGAATGTATTGAGCCTTTGGTACCGTTTTGTTGGTAACTAACTAAGAATCTACAGAATTCGTCCTGATCATGTTTTTGATTAGCAATTACAAATAAAACTTTATTCTCATTTAACCCAAATGGTTTCCAAGTGCCTTTGTATATACTAGAATCTACAACTATATCAACTTGTTTTAAGTTAATAGTATCCTCTTTAAAATTGTTTTCAACTTTTGCTTTAGCAATCATCCTCTCCACAGATATTGTATTTCGCATATCTGAAAATACCTTCTTCTTAATGTCTGGTAGCATTTCATCGAAAGAACCGATCTCTTTCCTCCCTAAACGTTTAACAATATGCCAGCCAAAAGAACTCTGGAAAGGTTCAGATATCTGACCATCATGATCGAAACCAAAAGCCACTTTTTCAAATTCGGGTATTATACTACCTGAGCCAAACCATGGCAATTCGCCGTTATTCTTGGATGATCCAGGATCTTCTGAGTATTTATTTGCAAGCTGACCAAAATTTTCGTTATTTAATACTTGCTTATAGATTTCATTAATTTTTTCTTTCAATTTTGTTTTCTGTTCTTCAGTGGCATCTTTCGGAATGCCAATCATAATATGTGCCACTTTAACTTGCCCTTTGGCTGCTCTTTTGTCAAGAGCCTTTATAATATGATACCCAAAACGAGTGCGAATAGGCATCGAAATTTCGCCAATTTTTAAATTATAAACCGCAGATTCAAACGGGTATACCATTTGAAATACCGTAAAATATCCCAGATAACCATTATTATTTGCAACAGAAGGATCATCACTTGTTGCGCTTGCTACAACCTCAAAAGGTTCCCCATTTATAATTCTAGTTCTTATGGCGATAGCTTTATCATAATATGTTAGAGTATCGGATGAAACGAGTTGTTCAGGCACAGATATAAGAATATGGCTTGCACTAACTTCATCCTTCATCCTTTCATAGGCTTCATTAATAAGTCTTTCTTCTGTTTCTTTGTCAGTTAAGTAAGGTCTAGCAAGTTGCTGTCTATAACCCGCTAATTCATTTTTAAAAGATAATGAAGTGTCGAGTTTAGAGTCTTTGGCATCAAGAACTTTTAATCTGAAATTGATGAACAGGTTAAGATATTCATCAACCGATTTGCGATCAATTGTTGTTCCTGCTTGGTGATTTTTAAGAAAAATCCTTACGAATTCACTTGTTGGGATTTTTTCAGTTCCAATAGTTAGTAATGTTTGATCGGCTTTTTCTTGTGCGTTTGAAACAAGTGTTCCAAATAAGAATGACGTTATGATTATTTGGCAAATTAACTTCATTATTGCAACTTTTTTGGTTTAACTTTAAGGGTGTAAGTATAACTATTTATAAATTATTTAATGGTTTATCGGCTATAATTAGGTGCTTCACGTGTAATAGATACATCATGTGGATGACTTTCAACCATTCCAGCATGTGTTATTCTTACAAATTTAGCATTCTTGAGTTCAGCGATATTACTAGCACCACAATAACCCATACCAGCTCTTAATCCGCCAACAAGTTGATAGAAAACTTCTCCTAGAGTTCCTTTGTAAGGGACACGGGCAGCAATTCCCTCAGGAACTAATTTTTTGATATCATCTTCAACATCCTGAAAGTACCTATCCTTTGAGCCTTGTTGCATTGCTTCAATTGACCCCATCCCCCGATACAATTTGAATTTTCGACCATCATATATGATGGTTTCACCGTTGGATTCTTCAACACCTGCAAATAAGGATCCTGCCATTATTGTATCCGCTCCTGCTGCCAGAGCTTTAACTATATCACCAGAGTAACGTATTCCTCCATCGGCAATTATTGGTACGTTTTTGCCTTTCAGGGCATTGGAAACATCAAATATGGCATTAAGTTGAGGAACTCCTACACCTGCAATTATACGTGTTGTACAAATTGAACCAGGTCCAATTCCTACCTTAACTGCATCGGCACCGGCATCGTATAATGCGATAGCCGCTTCAGCGGTAGCTATATTTCCAACAACTACATCCAAATCGGGGAATTCTTTTTTCACTAATCTCAACATTTCAAGCACTCCCTTGGTATGTCCGTGTGCAGTATCAATAACAATTGCATCAACCTTTACGTTATAAAGCGCTTTAATCCTATCTAAAGTATCATAAGTAACACCAACCCCAGCAGCAACTCGTAAACGACCTTTACTATCTTTGCTTGAAAATGGGTTGTCTTTTACTTTAGTAATATCCTTATAGGTTAGTAGTCCAATAAGTTTAAAATCATCATCAACAACAGGCAGTTTTTCAATTTTATACTCTTGTAATATTGAAGCAGCCTTCTCAAGATCAGTAGTTTTTGAGGTAGTAATCAAACCTTCGCTGGTCATAATGTCCTTTATAGGGCGACGCATATTAACCTGAAATCTTAAATCGCGGTTAGTTACAATACCTATAAGTTTATTACTATGATCAACAACAGGAATGCCTCCTATATGAAATTCTTGCATTAGGTTTAGTGCATCACCAACGGTTCCTTCAGGATGAATGGTTACTGGTTCGTAAATCATCCCATTTTCAGCACGTTTCACTTCTTTAACCTGTTTGGCTTGTGCTTCAATGCTCATGTTTTTATGGATAACACCAATCCCTCCTTGACGCGCTATAGCGATAGCCAATGACGATTCGGTAACAGTATCCATGGCAGCAGATACTATAGGTGCTTTGATATCAATATTTCTTGAAAATTTTGTGGTAATATCCACGTTACGGGGTAATACCTCCGAATATGCTGGTACTAGTAAAACATCGTCAAACGTAAGTCCCTCGGCAACAATCTTTTCATTGTAAAATGACATCGCTTTATAGTTTATTTATTAAATGCGGCAAGTTACAAAAAAATGCCGTACCAACAAGCCTTGAATTATCCTTAACCAAAGATATAAACGAGTAAGATTTTGTTATTTATCTAGGGATAGAATCAATCATTGAATTTAAATTAACGTTAAACTTAACAATTTTTAACCATTTATAAATCAGCAACAGTCAATTATATCACTTCCAAGTTTCCAAAAAATCAACATATTTATGTTAAATTTGTATTAGCCTAAGATCAACAAATAATTGAACCAATTCGAACAAATACTTCATCGGTACTGGGGTTATACAACCTTTAGATCTATCCAAGAAGAGATTATCCAGTCTGTACATGAAGGGCGTGATACTTTAGCTTTAATGCCAACTGGGGGTGGAAAATCTATTACCTTTCAGGTACCTGCTCTTGCTAAAGAAGGGATTTGCTTAGTTATAACTCCCCTGATTGCTTTAATGAAAGATCAGGTTGAAAATCTAAATCGAAGAGGTATAAAAGCCGCTGCAATCCATTCAGGCATGAGTCGTCATGAAATTGAGATTGAACTTGATAACTGTGCCTATGGTGATTACAAATTCCTTTATCTATCGCCGGAAAGACTTGGTACAGAACTTTTCAAGGTTAGACTCCGAAAACTGAATGTCAATCTGATTGCAATAGACGAATCGCACTGCATATCACAATGGGGTTACGATTTTCGCCCATCGTATATGAAAATTGCAGATATTAGAGATATTTTACCTAATACTCCTTTTCTTGCACTAACAGCAACTGCAACACCTGAAGTGGCTGATGATATTCAAAATCGGCTAAAGTTCAAGGAAAAGAACCTCATTAAGATGAGTTTCGAAAGGAAAAATCTAGTTTACCTTGTACGAACTGTTGAGGATAAAAATAAATATCTACTTAAAATTATCAATGGTATTCCTGGTACTGGGGTTATCTATACACGAAATCGTGAGAAAACTAAAGAGGTTGCTTTGATGCTTAAAAAAGAGGGGATTTCGGCAGATTTTTATCACGCAGGATTATCAGGCGAGATGAGGAGTACCCGTCAGGATGATTGGCAAAAAGGCAAAACCAGAATAATTGTATCTACCAACGCCTTTGGTATGGGCATTGACAAGCCCGATGTTCGGTTTGTAATTCATATCGATTTACCCGATTCGCCTGAGGCTTATTTTCAAGAAGCAGGCAGAGGAGGTCGGGATTTAAACCGTGCATACGCAATATTGCTATACAATGAATCAGATAAAGCCAAAATAGAACAGCGTATCGAAGCCAATTTCCCTGAAACAGATGAGATAAAACGTACTTACCAAGCGTTAGGATCGTATCTAAACATTGCACTTGGAGCGGGGAAAGGGGAAGTTTATGATTTTAATCTTTTTGATTTTGCCTCAACTTACAAACTAAATACTGTTAAAGCCTTTAATTCTTTGAAATTTCTTCAACGTGAAGGTTACATTGAACTTACCGATGAACTTGATAATCCTAGTCGGCTAATATTCATTGTTAATAAGCAAGAACTTTACAAGTATCAGGTGGCAAATGCCGAAATGGATAAGTTTATCAAAATTATCCTACGAGCATTTGCTGGTGTATTCTCACAATATGTAAATATTGATGAAGCGTATATTGCAAGAGTATCGGGGATTCCAGTTCAAACTGCAATTGAAAATCTTAAAAAACTAAGCAAGCAAAAGATTATCAACTATATCCCAAGGAAAAAAACACCTCTAATAATTTTTACCGAGGAGCGATTAGATGATAAAAATCTTTTACTCAGCAACGAGAATTACCGTTTACGCAAAGAGCGTTTTTTAAAACGCATAGATGAAATGCTGAACTACGCCTCTAATACGACTAAATGCCGGAGTCAATTTTTATTAGATTATTTCGGAGATGTTCATTCAACCCGATGCGGAAATTGCGATGTTTGCAACTCTCGAAACGAACTCGATATGAGTAAAATTGAGTTTGATAAAATATTGACATTGGTAAAGGATAAGGTATCCAATGAACCTCTACCGCTTGATATCCTTGTTGATTCTATTAAACAAAAACCCGAGAAGACCCTAAAGGTCATCCATTTTTTACTTGACAATAAAAAGATTATGAAGGATGAAAATGGACTTCTTACTTGGCGGGAAACGAAGTATTAACGACCACACATATTCCTTCGTTACCTTTCACAACAACTCACTACTTTCTCTATAAAACTTATAATCTTTTATGTTTAAAATGAATATTATTTCTATACTTTTTTATATTTGTAAACAAAATTTTCACAAACATGATCAGATTAAAAAGAAGTTGTATTGTTTTGCCTGCAATTTTTATTCTGCTCTTTTCTCTTCTTTTTTCAGCCGTTTCTTTTTCACAAAAACGCACAACAATTGATAGCTTATTAAAACTACTTGATAAAACTAAAGATTCCTCAAAAGTTGCTATTCTGAGGCAATTAAGTTGGGAGTATAGAAGTATTGATACATCAAAAGCGATTTCATTTGGAAAAGCGGCATTAAATGAAGCCATTAGGTTAAATCTAAAATATGAACAGACCGATATCATGGGTCGTTTAGGTGTATACAAACGCAATCAGGGCAATTACTCAAAAGCAATGGATTATTACTTCAAAGGCCTTGAAATTGCACAAAAGAATAATTTTTTAAAATTCGAAGCGCTTGAGTATAATAATATTGGAGACATTTACAACAGACTCGGCATTTACGATCAGGCATTAGACTATGTGCATAAAGCACTTAATATCTCTACTAAACTTAATGATAAGTATAATCTAAGTTACATCTACCACATGTTTGGACTTATCTATATGAATAGTTCAAATACAGATTCTGCACTGATTTCCTTTAGAAAATCGCTCTATTATCAAAAAGGGTTAAAGTTGCAAACAGGAATTGCCGCCTCATACCAATATATTGGAATGATTCATTTTAAAAAGGAGAACTATGATAGCAGCCACATTTATTATAATAGGGCTCTTGAAATATTTAATCAAATGAACGATCGCGTTGGTGTTGCTAATGTTTATAAGTGTATAGGCGAGTTCTATAACCAACGAGGAAACTACAAAAGCGCTTTGGAGTATTTTACAAAAAGTATGCAATTAATTAAAGTGTTTGGTGGCATTCCACAAGTTAACAGAGATGCAGCCGAAGGTCTTAAGTATACGTATACAAAACTTGGTGATTTCGAAAAAGCTCTTTATTATCATGAGGTTGCAACTAAAATAAAAGATAGTATCTCAAATAATATCTATATTCAAAAGATAACTCGACTAACCGAAAATTTTAAATTTGATATTAAAGCTAAAGAGCATGAGATAATACAAAAGCAGAAGGAGGAGATTCTAAATGAAAGAATCCGGTATCAACGAAACCAATTGAATTTCTTTATAATAGTATTTATTTTGATGGTCGTTCTTGTAGGAATAATAATCTTCTTTTACCGCGACAAAAATCTAGCTTATAAAGCATTAAATCTAAAGAAAGATGAAATTACTGAACTGAATAATGGATTAATTATTGCAAATATTGAGATAAAGATTCAAAAAGAAGAGATTGAAAATCAAAGGGATATTCTACAAAAACAATCGGACGACCTTACGCAACTTAATTTTACTAAAGATAAGCTATTTTCGATTATTGCTCATGACCTACGAGTTCCGTTTAATTCAATTATTGGATTTTCAGATTACATTAAAGAGAATTTTCATCAACTAACCCTTGAAGAAATTAAAGAGATGAACAGCCTGATTAATCAAACAGGAATCACTACTTTAAGAATACTCGAAAATCTTTTAAATTGGGCCAAAACTCAAATTAATCAGGTCACCATTTATAAGGAAAATGTAAATATCTCCACTGTTATTAATGAGATTATAAAAGATTTTTACCCACAAGCAAATAACAAAAAGATAAGACTGATTTATGAAACAACTGGTATATTAAACGTTTATGTCGACCGAAACATGGTTAATACCATTCTAAGAAATCTGATTTCAAATTCTATCAAATACACAAAATTGGGTGGTGAAATATTGGTTATGACCAACCAAAAAGATGATTATGCCGAAATCTTTATTCAAGATAATGGTGTTGGAATGAGTACTGAAATAAAAACCACCTTATTTAGCTCAAATGTTAACCCTTCAACAATTGGCACATTAAATGAAAAAGGAACAGGTTTAGGGTTAGCTATTTGCAATGAATTTGTTAAAAAACTTGATGGAAAAATTTGGGTTGAGAGCGAAGTGGACAAAGGAAGTACATTCAAATTCACCCTTCCTCTGGCTTTCAAGGAAACATTTGTATTACAATAATAATTAGCATGTTTGATTAGAATTTAATAAACAATTATAATTCTCTCCTCAAAAATTCTCCAAATGTAATATCGGTTTATTCTTTAGCGTAAAAAAAATTACAGTTAAACTTTTAACACTAAATTGATATCAAACAAATAAAAATTTTACTTATAGCAACCTGTAACATCTTTCATATATTTGCGTTTTTAATTGAGTTCTGTGTTTTGTAATACAAACAAAATTGGGTAGAGATGGATATTAAAAGCATAATATACAGCAGGAATGTAGTTGAGTTTGCAACCGTAGCAAGGGAATACTGTGCTTTTCTTGAAAACGTTAAAACGCATAGCAGAAAATCGTTTATCTCCGCCTCACAAAAGCTACTGCCCCTGCTCTACTACAAAACCTCCATTCTACCTGAAACAGAACCTTTATTTGATGAGGGGAACGAAAAATTTGTTACAGAAGATTTTTATTTCGATGTGCAAAATAATCTAAAGCAGCTACTTGGCCCCCATGATGATTTTTTGGAGATCTACGATCCAAGAGCCAATGAAGGTGAAGGGCTTTATACCGCAAGTATATCGGAGTATTTAACTGATATTTGGCAGGATCTAAAAAACTTTACCATGCTATACCAAGTGGGTAAAGCAGAGGTAATGAACGATGCCTTATGGGAATGCCATTCTAATTTTCAGGAATATTGGGGGATTAGACTTGCAAATGCCATTAGAGCAATGCACGTTTTATTATATACTGGAATTGATCTGGAGCAAGAGATAGAAACCAACGATGAGGCTAAGGATCCCGACACTAGCAACTGGTTTATTACTAGGCGACAGAATGATTTAAATAGCGAAAATTGAAATGTTTGCAGAATCGATAGAAAACGAAGAAATACTTAAACTTCCCAGAATATCATTCCCCGGCGAAATTAGGGTAATTAATAACGAAGAAGATTTAAATAACTGGCTTCCAATCCTTACCAAAAGCAGTATATTAGGTTTTGATACCGAAACAAAACCCTCATTCAAAAAGGGAAATACCAATAGTGTAGCATTACTCCAACTGGCATCGGATGATATTGCACTTATTATTAGAATAAAGAGCATTGGGCTACCCAAAGTTTTGGTTCAACTCCTTCAGAATAAAAATATACTAAAAATTGGTGCTGCAATTCATGATGATATCAAATCCTTACAAAAAATCCACCCTTTTACACCTGCCGGATTTATTGATCTTCAGAATTTAGTTAAAGAAAAAAACATTGAGAGTAAAAGCGTTAGAAAACTTGCTGCAATAGTTCTTAATGTTAGAGTTTCAAAAAACCAACAGCTTTCAAACTGGGAATCAGACATCCTAACTGATGCCCAACTCCAATACGCAGCTACCGATGCTTGGGTGTGTAAGGAGATATATATGAAAATGATAAAGAGCTAATTCTATTTAACCGTATTAATCATAAAACTTGGCAATGGATTACATTAAGCTAACACTAAAACCCGGGAAAGAGCAGTCATTATTAAGATTTCATCCTTGGGTTTTTTCAGGAGCTATTCAAAAAATTAATGGTAATCCAACCGAAGGTGAGATTGTTGAGGTTGATGATTCAACAGGGAAATTCATTGCTTTGGGTCATTACCAGCCATCATCTATTTCTGTAAGAATAGTATCATTCACAAACACCCCTATTGATAGGGAATTCTGGAGGAATAGAATTCAAAATGCCATAGCGCTGAGAAAAACGCTTGGACTTTACCAAAGCGATCACACAAATACTTTCAGGCTGATACATGGCGAAGGGGATATTATGCCGGGGTTGATTGTTGACATCTACGGAAAAACGGCTGTAATGCAATGCCACTCTTTTGGAATGTATAATATCCGCCAAATCCTAGCCGAACTTATTATTGAGCAATTCGAAGGGGCAATAACATCAGTATTCGACAAAAGTGCTGGAACACTATCTTTCAAAGCCCCAATCAACCCTGTTGATGGGTACTTAATTGGCAAAGAATCAGCTGATACCCTGCTAGAGTATGGCAATCGATTTGAAGTTTCATGGGTAGAAGGTCAAAAAACAGGATTTTTCATAGATCAGCGTGAAAATAGACTGCTACTTCAACATTACTCCAAGGATAAATCCGTTTTAAATACCTTTGGTTACACGGGTGGATTCTCCGTTTACGCTTTAAAAGGTGGGGCTAAAAGAGTTATTACCGTAGACAGCTCCCAAAAAGCAATTGAATTAACTAAAAAAAATATTGCACTTAATTTCTCCGAAGAGGTCAATCATGAGGCTATTGGAAGTGATGTTTTCGAATACTTAAGATTATCGGATGAAAAGTTTGATATCATAATTCTAGATCCTCCAGCATTTGCAAAGCATAACGATGCGCTAAGAAATGCTCTTCAAGCCTATAAACGATTAAATGCTGCTGCAATCCGCAAGTTAAATCCAGGTGGAATTCTATTTACATTTTCTTGTTCCCAAATTGTAAATAAAGATAATTTCCGAAACGCCGTTTTTTCAGGATGTGCAATAGTTGGCAAACAAGTAAAAATCCTACACCAACTAACACAACCAGCAGATCATCCAATAAATATCTACCATCCAGAAGGGGAATATCTAAAAGGACTTGTTTTGCAAGTTGAATAAAACTCTATAAAAAATATTCGTATCAAATTATCTGTAAGTATTTAATTGTCAGAAAATATGCAACAGGTAATTATCATTGTATTAGTTAAATTTTTCTATCGATATAGTTCAATTCTATTTCTTAATTACAAATTAAGAAAAAAACACTATATTTCATTATAAAAAAATCGCTAAATACCATACAATATTTAAACAACGCATACTGCCTACAGATCAATGTATTCCATAGATAATAATACTAGTAAAACATATTCGAATTTTTATGTTGCTGCAAGGCAGATTGCTTGTTTAGTATTACTAATCCTTTTTTATTCATCAACATTAGCCCAAAATTTTAAAAAGGAGAAAGTGGTTTTGCAGCTAAAATGGAAAAATCAGTTTCAGTTTGCTGGATATTATGCTGCTTTAGAAAAAGGTTACTATAAGGAAAACGGCCTAAATGTAGAGATTAGAGAAGCTAATGAATCCACCTCAACAACTAATGAGGTGTTAAATGGTGATGCACATTATGGAATTGCAAATTCAGAATTGGTAATGTATTATATGGAAGGCAAGCCATTAGTAGTTCTTGCTTGTATTATGCAAAACTCGCCATCGGCATTACTAGTAAAATCCTCTTCGAATATCTTTGTTCCAAAAGATTTAATAGGCAAATCAATTGAAATTGATAAGGACAAAACAGGAATAGATATATTCGCAATGCTATCCAAGGAGGGGGTTAGCCTTAATCAAATTGATATAAAGAACGTTACATTTTCGCTAAATAACCTTTTAGCAAATGAGATTGATGCACTTGCTGTTTATACAACCAACGAGCCGTTTTTTCTCGATAAGTTTGGCATTCCTTATAGGCTGATTTATCCCAGAAATTACGGAGTTAACTTCTACTCGGATTGTTTATTTACATCCAAAGAGGAGGTTGACAATCATCCCGATAGAGTTAGAAAGTTTAGAAATGCCAGCATTAAAGGCTGGAAGTATGCACTCGATCACCCTGAAGAGATTATAAATATCATCCAATCAAAGTACCAATCCATAAAAACCGCTGAGTATCTTTTACGTGAATCGGAGCAAATTCGAAAATTGATAAACCCTGAGTTTATTGAGGTTGGGCATTCAAACCGGGAGAGATGGTTGGGTATCGTAGAAACTCTCTCACAGCAAGGATTTATTGAGCATTACAAAAACATTGATGAGTTCTTATACAATCCCTATGAATCAAAAGAACCAATAAGTAATCTTGTACTCGAAATTATTCTGGCTGGGTTGATAATTGGTATAGCCCTTCTAATCTACAACATAATCAGGTTGAGAAAATCGTTATCCGCCAATAAACTAGAGTTAGAAAAAATTATGCATCAGGGTGAACTTCAAAAAATTGAGGTAAAACGATTAAGGTCTGAGGTTAAAAGGTTAAATGATATAGTTAATTCATAAATCTGCATCCAGTTTTACTACTCCCAAAACAAGAGGTATTACCTTCTTTTAATAGTATATAAATAGAAATCCTCAACCGTTTTCCTTGCCCAGTCGGTTTTGCGAAGAAATTTCAGACCTGATTTTATGCTTGGATCTTTACTAAAACAGTTTATTCGAGTTCTCTTCGATAGTTCATCCCAGCCATAATAATCAACCAAATAGTTAAGAATTGACTCTAAAGTTTTGCCGTGAAGGGGATTGTTAGGTTGTGATTCCATTAAAAACAAATATTATTCGGGGGCAAAGATAACTGTTTTAGCATTTTGCTCTATGAAATATTAGGATTTTCGAAGCCTGTCTGTATCTATATGCAAGGCCAACATGAATGAGATAAATTTAAACCCTCAGCAAGCCACGAAATCCTCTAACAGCATAATAAGATTCTGCTCCATTGTGATACACAAAGACGTGGTCGTAGCGACGATCACAAAAGATTGCACCGCCTAGTTTTCTGATCGCAGCAGGTGTTTTTACCCAACTTGATGTTTTAGTATCGAATTTTCCAAGTTTCTGTAACTCTCTATATTGTTCCTCCGATAAAAGTTCAATACCCATAGCAGTAGCCATACCAACGGCGTCATTTTCTGGTTTATGCTCTTTCCTTGACTCCAGCCCTTCACGGTCATAACATAAACTTCGACGACCTTTAGGACTTTCCTCTGAACAATCATAAAAAATGTACTCGCCCGTATTTTTATCAAAACCAACAACATCTGGTTCACCTCCAGTTTTTTCCATTTCATTAAGCGACCATAGTTTTTCAGTATTATCGTCAA of Bacteroidia bacterium contains these proteins:
- a CDS encoding class I SAM-dependent rRNA methyltransferase produces the protein MDYIKLTLKPGKEQSLLRFHPWVFSGAIQKINGNPTEGEIVEVDDSTGKFIALGHYQPSSISVRIVSFTNTPIDREFWRNRIQNAIALRKTLGLYQSDHTNTFRLIHGEGDIMPGLIVDIYGKTAVMQCHSFGMYNIRQILAELIIEQFEGAITSVFDKSAGTLSFKAPINPVDGYLIGKESADTLLEYGNRFEVSWVEGQKTGFFIDQRENRLLLQHYSKDKSVLNTFGYTGGFSVYALKGGAKRVITVDSSQKAIELTKKNIALNFSEEVNHEAIGSDVFEYLRLSDEKFDIIILDPPAFAKHNDALRNALQAYKRLNAAAIRKLNPGGILFTFSCSQIVNKDNFRNAVFSGCAIVGKQVKILHQLTQPADHPINIYHPEGEYLKGLVLQVE
- a CDS encoding DUF5063 domain-containing protein, yielding MDIKSIIYSRNVVEFATVAREYCAFLENVKTHSRKSFISASQKLLPLLYYKTSILPETEPLFDEGNEKFVTEDFYFDVQNNLKQLLGPHDDFLEIYDPRANEGEGLYTASISEYLTDIWQDLKNFTMLYQVGKAEVMNDALWECHSNFQEYWGIRLANAIRAMHVLLYTGIDLEQEIETNDEAKDPDTSNWFITRRQNDLNSEN
- a CDS encoding 3'-5' exonuclease domain-containing protein 2, translating into MFAESIENEEILKLPRISFPGEIRVINNEEDLNNWLPILTKSSILGFDTETKPSFKKGNTNSVALLQLASDDIALIIRIKSIGLPKVLVQLLQNKNILKIGAAIHDDIKSLQKIHPFTPAGFIDLQNLVKEKNIESKSVRKLAAIVLNVRVSKNQQLSNWESDILTDAQLQYAATDAWVCKEIYMKMIKS
- a CDS encoding ABC transporter substrate-binding protein; protein product: MYSIDNNTSKTYSNFYVAARQIACLVLLILFYSSTLAQNFKKEKVVLQLKWKNQFQFAGYYAALEKGYYKENGLNVEIREANESTSTTNEVLNGDAHYGIANSELVMYYMEGKPLVVLACIMQNSPSALLVKSSSNIFVPKDLIGKSIEIDKDKTGIDIFAMLSKEGVSLNQIDIKNVTFSLNNLLANEIDALAVYTTNEPFFLDKFGIPYRLIYPRNYGVNFYSDCLFTSKEEVDNHPDRVRKFRNASIKGWKYALDHPEEIINIIQSKYQSIKTAEYLLRESEQIRKLINPEFIEVGHSNRERWLGIVETLSQQGFIEHYKNIDEFLYNPYESKEPISNLVLEIILAGLIIGIALLIYNIIRLRKSLSANKLELEKIMHQGELQKIEVKRLRSEVKRLNDIVNS
- a CDS encoding DUF2132 domain-containing protein; its protein translation is MESQPNNPLHGKTLESILNYLVDYYGWDELSKRTRINCFSKDPSIKSGLKFLRKTDWARKTVEDFYLYTIKRR
- a CDS encoding tetratricopeptide repeat protein, which translates into the protein MIRLKRSCIVLPAIFILLFSLLFSAVSFSQKRTTIDSLLKLLDKTKDSSKVAILRQLSWEYRSIDTSKAISFGKAALNEAIRLNLKYEQTDIMGRLGVYKRNQGNYSKAMDYYFKGLEIAQKNNFLKFEALEYNNIGDIYNRLGIYDQALDYVHKALNISTKLNDKYNLSYIYHMFGLIYMNSSNTDSALISFRKSLYYQKGLKLQTGIAASYQYIGMIHFKKENYDSSHIYYNRALEIFNQMNDRVGVANVYKCIGEFYNQRGNYKSALEYFTKSMQLIKVFGGIPQVNRDAAEGLKYTYTKLGDFEKALYYHEVATKIKDSISNNIYIQKITRLTENFKFDIKAKEHEIIQKQKEEILNERIRYQRNQLNFFIIVFILMVVLVGIIIFFYRDKNLAYKALNLKKDEITELNNGLIIANIEIKIQKEEIENQRDILQKQSDDLTQLNFTKDKLFSIIAHDLRVPFNSIIGFSDYIKENFHQLTLEEIKEMNSLINQTGITTLRILENLLNWAKTQINQVTIYKENVNISTVINEIIKDFYPQANNKKIRLIYETTGILNVYVDRNMVNTILRNLISNSIKYTKLGGEILVMTNQKDDYAEIFIQDNGVGMSTEIKTTLFSSNVNPSTIGTLNEKGTGLGLAICNEFVKKLDGKIWVESEVDKGSTFKFTLPLAFKETFVLQ